The Armatimonadota bacterium genomic sequence TCCGCCCTCTGCTCTGTGATCGTGATGCCGGAGATCGCCACGTCGAAGTCGCCCTTTTCCACCCCGGCCAGGACGCCCTCCCACGCGACGCTCTGGATCTGCGGTCTGCAGTTGACGAGGTTGCAGATCTCGTTGATCAGGTCGATGTCGAACCCGATGAGGTTCTTCTCCGCGTCGAGCATCTCGAACGGCGGGTAGGTAGCGTCGGTGGCCACCCGGATCGTCCGGCCGCCGAGGTCCGGCAGCTGTCCTGCGGCCTGACCGGGCGCCGGTTGCTCTGCCGCGCGCGGCGCGCAGCCCGCCACCGCTACCGCAGCGGCGATACACAGAATCAGCCAACGCATGCCGAATCCCTCCCTCGTGCCAGGCGCGTTACGTCGCGCGGGCGCATGGACTGACTTCGGGCCGAGCCGAGTACAGTCCTGCCGGGGTCCCGCCGCGCACTCTACCGTCGGGCATCCGACCGCGTCAGCACCTCCGGGTTCACGGGGTTGGGCGGCCGCCTCCCGGTGAGGACGGCGACGCAGTTCTCCGCCGCCAGCTCGGCCATGCGGGCGCGGGTCGCATGGGTGGCGCTGGCGATGTGCGGCGCGAGCACGACGTTGTCCAGAGAGCACAGCGGAGAGTGTGGTGGCAGCGGCTCGGTCTCGAAGACATCCAGCCCCGCGGCGGCGATGCGCCTTTGGGACAGAGCCTCGTACAGCGCCTGCTCGTCGACGACGGGCCCGCGCGCGGTGTTCACGAGGATGGCGGTCGGTTTCATCAGTGCCAGGCGTTCGCGGCCGATCAGGTGGCGGGTCTGCGGGGTGAGCGGTGTGTGGAGGCTCACGAAGTCCGACTCGCGGAGCAGCTCGTCCAGCTGTCGGTATTCGATCCCCAGCTCAGCCTCCAGATCCCGTCGACGGGAACGGCTGTGGTACAGCACACGCATCCGGAACCCCGCCGCTCGACGGGCGACGGCGCTGCCGATCCGGCCCAGCCCCACGAGTCCGAGCGTCCGGCCGTGGACGTCGTGCCCGAGCAGCAGCGTCGGTTGCCAGGACGTCCACCGCCCCGACCGCACGTAGCGGTCGGCCTCCGGGACCCGTCGCGCGGCGGCCATCAGCAGCGCCCAGGCGAAGTCCGCGGTCGTCTCGGTGAGCACACCTGGCGTGTTCGTGACGACGATCCCGCGGCGCGTGGCGGCGGGCACGTCCACGTTGTCGTAGCCCACCGCCACGTTG encodes the following:
- the gyaR gene encoding glyoxylate reductase; amino-acid sequence: MDRPIAYVCRPLPGRALEILAEHCEVRMWERPEEPPPRDVLLAEAEAAHGIVSLLTDRMDEEVFARAPRLRVVSNVAVGYDNVDVPAATRRGIVVTNTPGVLTETTADFAWALLMAAARRVPEADRYVRSGRWTSWQPTLLLGHDVHGRTLGLVGLGRIGSAVARRAAGFRMRVLYHSRSRRRDLEAELGIEYRQLDELLRESDFVSLHTPLTPQTRHLIGRERLALMKPTAILVNTARGPVVDEQALYEALSQRRIAAAGLDVFETEPLPPHSPLCSLDNVVLAPHIASATHATRARMAELAAENCVAVLTGRRPPNPVNPEVLTRSDARR